One genomic region from Argentina anserina chromosome 2, drPotAnse1.1, whole genome shotgun sequence encodes:
- the LOC126783174 gene encoding putative F-box/FBD/LRR-repeat protein At4g00315 isoform X1, whose product MGIGSRSKKKKKVVKKGGIDRISTLPDEIVLHILGLMPTLDSVRTSVLSKRWNNMWNLVPNLDLDDRRDFPDEHDDDDCNPFARFVCAVLYARNIDIAKFSLSVVRPPYFAIDLAVIDDWFCAVVRRKVVELDFEFCMGEEFVFTIPRCLLMCKTLRVLKLAVWDFDFPTDLPASGCFPSLKVLHVALSGNNLFQMENLFSCCSVLEDLIIDGNVDIGDADIGYNFNVSVPQVKTLNISFHVWLGRKGSRVFEYDSEQFETRINVYIDAPKLEKLDLGRDGFTNYVLMRAKSLVNASIDVKDSRREHPPHFPSCATALLVAVSNVRYLSLVAPWSKDWLLPAFDNLKQLKLVLVHGKYWELLPEFLCSAPNLEDLVLENKSQGEKQNARCEWSLPKDVPTCLSSHLKTISISGFRGLQAEREIAKYLLKNGSCLDKMLIYTDCVFALRKFHKEFSMFQRKGRVEFIQM is encoded by the exons ATGGGGATTGGGTCCAGaagtaagaagaagaagaaggtagTAAAAAAGGGTGGGATTGATAGGATCAGTACATTGCCTGATGAAATAGTTCTTCACATACTTGGATTGATGCCCACTTTAGATTCTGTAAGGACCTCTGTTTTGTCTAAAAGATGGAACAACATGTGGAACTTGGTTCCCAATCTGGACTTGGACGACCGTAGAGATTTCCCTGATGagcatgatgatgatgattgtaATCCTTTTGCGAGGTTTGTCTGCGCTGTACTATATGCTCGAAACATAGACATAGCAAAGTTCTCGCTGTCGGTTGTCAGACCCCCTTACTTTGCTATTGATTTAGCTGTCATTGATGACTGGTTTTGCGCTGTTGTTAGGCGTAAAGTTGTTGAATTGGACTTTGAATTTTGTATGGGTGAGGAATTTGTGTTTACGATACCTCGGTGCTTATTGATGTGCAAGACATTGAGGGTTTTGAAGCTAGCTGTGTGGGACTTCGACTTTCCTACTGATCTTCCTGCATCAGGCTGTTTTCCAAGTCTGAAAGTCCTCCATGTTGCCTTGTCCGGTAATAATCTATTTCAAATGGAAAATCTGTTCTCGTGCTGCTCTGTGCTTGAAGATCTAATTATCGACGGAAATGTGGACATTGGGGACGCTGATATAGGTTACAATTTCAATGTTTCGGTGCCTCAAGTGAAGACACTGAACATAAGTTTTCATGTGTGGTTGGGGAGAAAAGGTTCTCGTGTATTTGAATATGATTCAGAGCAGTTTGAGACTCGTATTAATGTTTATATCGATGCCCCAAAGCTTGAAAAACTTGATCTTGGAAGGGATGGTTTCACAAATTATGTTCTCATGAGAGCCAAGTCCCTGGTTAATGCCAGTATAGATGTCAAAGATTCTAGAAGAGAACACCCCCCTCACTTTCCTTCTTGTGCTACTGCGCTTCTGGTTGCTGTTTCTAATGTGAGATATCTGTCTCTTGTGGCTCCTTGGTCAAAG GATTGGCTTCTCCCCGCTTTTGATAATTTGAAGCAACTGAAGTTAGTTCTTGTGCATGGCAAATACTGGGAACTGCTGCCTGAGTTTCTTTGCTCCGCCCCTAATCTCGAAGATTTGGTCTTAGAAAAT AAAAGCCAaggtgaaaaacaaaatgcGAGGTGTGAATGGAGTCTGCCAAAGGATGTTCCTACTTGCTTGTCATCACACCTGAAGACCATCTCCATAAGTGGATTCAGGGGACTGCAGGCTGAGAGGGAAATAGCCAAGTATCTCTTGAAGAATGGTTCTTGTTTGGATAAGATGCTGATTTACACAGACTGTGTGTTTGCGTTAAGAAAGTTTCACAAGGAGTTTTCAATGTTTCAGAGGAAGGGCCGAGTGGAGTTCATTCAGATGTAA
- the LOC126783174 gene encoding F-box/FBD/LRR-repeat protein At5g56420-like isoform X2, with the protein MGIGSRSKKKKKVVKKGGIDRISTLPDEIVLHILGLMPTLDSVRTSVLSKRWNNMWNLVPNLDLDDRRDFPDEHDDDDCNPFARFVCAVLYARNIDIAKFSLSVVRPPYFAIDLAVIDDWFCAVVRRKVVELDFEFCMGEEFVFTIPRCLLMCKTLRVLKLAVWDFDFPTDLPASGCFPSLKVLHVALSGNNLFQMENLFSCCSVLEDLIIDGNVDIGDADIGYNFNVSVPQVKTLNISFHVWLGRKGSRVFEYDSEQFETRINVYIDAPKLEKLDLGRDGFTNYVLMRAKSLVNASIDVKDSRREHPPHFPSCATALLVAVSNVRYLSLVAPWSKDWLLPAFDNLKQLKLVLVHGKYWELLPEFLCSAPNLEDLVLENPR; encoded by the exons ATGGGGATTGGGTCCAGaagtaagaagaagaagaaggtagTAAAAAAGGGTGGGATTGATAGGATCAGTACATTGCCTGATGAAATAGTTCTTCACATACTTGGATTGATGCCCACTTTAGATTCTGTAAGGACCTCTGTTTTGTCTAAAAGATGGAACAACATGTGGAACTTGGTTCCCAATCTGGACTTGGACGACCGTAGAGATTTCCCTGATGagcatgatgatgatgattgtaATCCTTTTGCGAGGTTTGTCTGCGCTGTACTATATGCTCGAAACATAGACATAGCAAAGTTCTCGCTGTCGGTTGTCAGACCCCCTTACTTTGCTATTGATTTAGCTGTCATTGATGACTGGTTTTGCGCTGTTGTTAGGCGTAAAGTTGTTGAATTGGACTTTGAATTTTGTATGGGTGAGGAATTTGTGTTTACGATACCTCGGTGCTTATTGATGTGCAAGACATTGAGGGTTTTGAAGCTAGCTGTGTGGGACTTCGACTTTCCTACTGATCTTCCTGCATCAGGCTGTTTTCCAAGTCTGAAAGTCCTCCATGTTGCCTTGTCCGGTAATAATCTATTTCAAATGGAAAATCTGTTCTCGTGCTGCTCTGTGCTTGAAGATCTAATTATCGACGGAAATGTGGACATTGGGGACGCTGATATAGGTTACAATTTCAATGTTTCGGTGCCTCAAGTGAAGACACTGAACATAAGTTTTCATGTGTGGTTGGGGAGAAAAGGTTCTCGTGTATTTGAATATGATTCAGAGCAGTTTGAGACTCGTATTAATGTTTATATCGATGCCCCAAAGCTTGAAAAACTTGATCTTGGAAGGGATGGTTTCACAAATTATGTTCTCATGAGAGCCAAGTCCCTGGTTAATGCCAGTATAGATGTCAAAGATTCTAGAAGAGAACACCCCCCTCACTTTCCTTCTTGTGCTACTGCGCTTCTGGTTGCTGTTTCTAATGTGAGATATCTGTCTCTTGTGGCTCCTTGGTCAAAG GATTGGCTTCTCCCCGCTTTTGATAATTTGAAGCAACTGAAGTTAGTTCTTGTGCATGGCAAATACTGGGAACTGCTGCCTGAGTTTCTTTGCTCCGCCCCTAATCTCGAAGATTTGGTCTTAGAAAAT CCAaggtga
- the LOC126784324 gene encoding F-box/FBD/LRR-repeat protein At3g26920-like, with translation MQHSENGVLDDENWVWQLPVFDNLKQLELVLSNCNYWEVLPEFLHSTPNLEDLVFENKTLCERRYPRSEWREPKDVPICLLSHLKTISISGFKGQWPERDLAKYLLNNGPFLDKMLIYTDCVEKRKYASFAVVN, from the exons ATGCAGCATTCTGAAAATGGGGTTTTGGATGATGAAAACTGG GTTTGGCAGCTCCCtgtttttgataatttaaaACAATTGGAGTTGGTCCTTTCGAATTGCAACTACTGGGAAGTACTGCCTGAGTTTCTGCACTCTACACCTAATCTCGAAGATTTGGTCTTTGAAAAT AAAACCCTGTGTGAGAGACGATATCCGAGGAGTGAATGGAGGGAGCCAAAGGATGTGCCTATTTGCTTGTTATCACACCTGAAGACCATCTCCATAAGTGGATTCAAGGGACAGTGGCCTGAGAGGGATTTAGCCAAGTATCTCCTGAACAATGGTCCTTTTCTGGATAAAATGCTGATTTACACAGACTGTGTCG AAAAACGAAAGTATGCATCATTTGCAGTGGTAAACTGA